A window from Synechococcus sp. RSCCF101 encodes these proteins:
- the smc gene encoding chromosome segregation protein SMC yields MRIDRVELRQFKSFGGSVAIPLEPGFTVVTGPNGSGKSNILDGILFCLGLATSRGMRAERLPDLINSGATRQGKGSETEVSVRFDLSGWQPDAAEEGLERPAEGPWIARDQTSWTVSRRLRLAPGGTYSSTYSADGVPCTLPQLQAQLRRLRVDPEGSNVVMQGDVTRIVSMGSRERRGLIDELAGVALFDARIEQSRGKLDEVQERQDRCRIVEQELLSARQRLERDCAKARSYQALREQLQEGRLQEQLLSYEQACRELEQLVQRRQTIATDVEQLGRGMEERRQRITEAAAALQQLQAEVRALGEEQLLAVQGEIAGLDASEREVGRRSAQLQQRGHGLAGDRQRWQTERQRRLEERRRLEEVDDGPLLEQAEATCRTRASEVDLARRRLSDVAGRSEAWLEEIQERAARRDALQSRITPLQQEQERLDERLSQTRQRMEDLQGQARDQQGRGQRTDTRLQELEQQLSSCLSQITAGQKRFQEAAAELDLQQRTRQRLEREQQGLEQQIARAESRRATLQEQRGTNALRTLLASGLEGVHGPVAQLAEVEESLRLALEVAAGGRLAQVVVDDDGIAARAIELLKSRRAGRLTFLPLNKLRARSGGDVLARGALSRGTAQGPDGLVGRAVDLIRCEAVYEAVFQHVFGDTQVYRDLASARRQLGRVRAVTLEGELLERSGAMTGGSLAPRSDRLSFGSRSDEDNAEPLRRRLLELGEALVAGRQKEHRLSELVDTLRPRLQELERTTAALEAERSALKRDQAPADARTQALADQLTALAADRQRGESRLAEIAAGLAPLLEEMGALDQRIQQDRERDRTQPWTVFQEELERADQALETSRQQRDALLSRRRERQLALDGLSTQDQQQQQELHRLEQATAALAAEQAEAAEELERIDTQRRSLTAQRDALQTRFGEQRRARDQAEAHLAGLNQQQQQDQWNLERLKEEDRALEQEGDARRSRLLELERALPDPRPVVPEERRQAGLAALVAELGQIQRRMEALEPVNMLALQELEELEERLQGLADRLEVLGHEREELMLRIETVATLRQEAFMEAFQAVDGHFREIFAALSDGDGHLQLDTPEDPLAGGLTLVAHPRGKSVRRLASMSGGEKSLTALSFLFALQRFRPSPFYALDEVDSFLDGVNVERLAGLIQRQACEAQFLVVSHRRPMIGAAERTIGVTQARGAHTQVVGLPAAA; encoded by the coding sequence GTGCGCATCGACCGGGTCGAGCTGAGACAGTTCAAATCCTTCGGCGGAAGCGTCGCTATTCCGCTGGAGCCCGGCTTCACCGTGGTGACCGGCCCCAACGGCTCCGGCAAGAGCAACATCCTCGACGGCATCCTCTTCTGCCTCGGCCTGGCCACCAGCCGCGGCATGCGGGCCGAGCGGCTGCCGGATCTGATCAACAGCGGAGCGACCCGCCAGGGCAAGGGCTCGGAAACGGAGGTGAGCGTCCGTTTCGATCTGAGCGGCTGGCAGCCGGACGCCGCCGAGGAGGGTCTGGAGCGGCCGGCGGAGGGACCCTGGATCGCCAGGGATCAGACCAGCTGGACCGTGAGCCGGCGCCTGCGCCTGGCACCCGGGGGCACCTACAGCAGCACCTACAGCGCCGATGGCGTGCCCTGCACGCTGCCCCAGCTGCAGGCTCAGCTCAGGCGGCTGCGGGTGGATCCGGAAGGCAGCAACGTGGTGATGCAGGGCGATGTGACCCGCATCGTCTCGATGGGGTCGCGGGAACGGCGCGGTCTGATCGACGAACTGGCGGGGGTGGCTCTGTTTGATGCCCGCATCGAACAGAGCCGGGGCAAGCTCGATGAGGTGCAGGAGCGGCAGGACCGCTGCCGCATCGTGGAGCAGGAGCTGCTCAGCGCCCGCCAGCGGCTCGAGCGAGACTGTGCCAAGGCCCGCAGCTACCAGGCTCTGCGCGAGCAGCTGCAGGAGGGCCGGCTCCAGGAGCAGCTCCTGAGCTACGAGCAGGCCTGCCGGGAACTGGAGCAGCTCGTCCAGCGCCGGCAGACCATCGCGACCGACGTCGAGCAGCTCGGCCGCGGCATGGAGGAGCGCCGGCAGCGGATCACGGAGGCCGCCGCAGCCCTGCAGCAGCTGCAGGCGGAGGTGCGCGCCCTGGGCGAGGAGCAGCTGCTGGCCGTTCAGGGCGAGATCGCCGGGCTCGATGCGAGCGAACGGGAGGTGGGCCGGCGCAGCGCGCAGCTGCAGCAGCGCGGCCATGGCCTGGCGGGTGACAGGCAGCGCTGGCAGACGGAACGGCAGCGGCGTCTCGAGGAGCGCCGGCGGCTGGAGGAAGTGGATGACGGCCCCCTGCTGGAGCAGGCGGAAGCGACCTGCCGAACCAGGGCGTCGGAGGTGGACCTGGCCCGGCGGCGGCTGAGCGACGTGGCCGGGCGCTCCGAGGCCTGGCTGGAGGAGATCCAGGAGCGGGCCGCCCGCCGCGACGCGCTGCAGTCGCGCATCACCCCCCTGCAGCAGGAGCAGGAGCGCCTCGATGAGCGGCTCAGCCAGACGCGGCAGCGGATGGAGGATCTTCAGGGTCAGGCGCGTGACCAGCAGGGGCGCGGGCAGCGCACGGACACGCGGCTGCAGGAACTGGAGCAGCAGCTCTCGAGCTGCCTCAGCCAGATCACGGCCGGGCAGAAGCGGTTCCAGGAGGCGGCCGCTGAGCTGGATCTGCAGCAGCGCACGCGCCAGCGGCTCGAACGGGAGCAGCAGGGGCTGGAGCAGCAGATCGCACGGGCGGAATCGCGCCGCGCCACCCTGCAGGAGCAGCGGGGGACCAACGCCCTGCGGACCCTGCTGGCCTCCGGCCTGGAGGGGGTGCACGGTCCGGTGGCCCAGCTGGCGGAGGTGGAGGAGTCGCTGCGACTCGCTCTCGAGGTGGCCGCCGGAGGACGCCTGGCCCAGGTGGTGGTGGACGACGACGGCATCGCCGCCCGGGCGATCGAACTGCTGAAGAGCCGCCGTGCCGGCCGGCTGACCTTCCTGCCGCTCAACAAGCTGCGGGCCCGCAGCGGCGGCGATGTGCTCGCCCGCGGCGCCCTGAGCCGGGGCACCGCCCAGGGCCCGGACGGGCTGGTCGGACGGGCGGTCGATCTGATCCGGTGCGAAGCGGTCTACGAGGCCGTGTTCCAGCACGTATTCGGTGACACGCAGGTGTACCGGGATCTGGCCAGTGCCCGCCGCCAGCTCGGGCGGGTGCGGGCCGTGACCCTGGAGGGGGAGCTGCTCGAGCGCAGCGGCGCCATGACCGGCGGCAGCCTGGCCCCCCGATCGGACCGACTCAGCTTCGGCAGCCGCTCCGACGAGGACAACGCCGAGCCCCTGCGTCGACGGCTGCTGGAGCTGGGCGAGGCGCTTGTGGCGGGACGTCAGAAGGAGCATCGGCTCTCGGAGCTGGTCGACACGCTCCGGCCCCGGCTGCAGGAGCTGGAGCGGACCACCGCCGCTCTCGAAGCGGAGCGCAGCGCCCTGAAACGCGATCAGGCCCCGGCGGATGCCCGCACCCAAGCGCTGGCCGATCAGCTCACGGCCCTGGCCGCCGACCGGCAGCGGGGCGAGAGCCGGCTGGCGGAGATCGCTGCAGGCCTGGCGCCCCTCCTGGAGGAGATGGGAGCCCTGGATCAGCGGATCCAGCAGGACCGGGAGCGGGATCGCACCCAGCCCTGGACCGTGTTCCAGGAGGAGCTGGAACGGGCGGATCAGGCGCTGGAGACCTCACGTCAGCAGCGCGATGCGCTCCTCTCCCGTCGCCGCGAGCGGCAGCTGGCCCTGGACGGGCTCAGCACACAGGATCAGCAGCAGCAACAGGAGCTGCACCGCCTTGAGCAGGCAACCGCCGCCCTGGCCGCGGAGCAGGCGGAGGCGGCCGAGGAGCTCGAGCGCATCGACACCCAGCGCCGCAGCCTGACGGCGCAGCGCGATGCCCTTCAGACCCGCTTCGGCGAACAGCGGCGGGCCAGGGATCAGGCGGAGGCCCACCTCGCTGGACTGAACCAGCAGCAGCAGCAGGACCAGTGGAACCTGGAGCGGCTGAAAGAGGAGGACCGGGCCCTGGAGCAGGAGGGCGACGCGCGCCGGAGCCGATTGCTGGAACTGGAGCGGGCGCTGCCCGACCCCCGGCCCGTCGTCCCCGAGGAGCGCCGCCAGGCGGGGCTGGCCGCCCTGGTGGCCGAGCTGGGCCAGATCCAGCGCCGCATGGAAGCCCTGGAACCGGTGAACATGCTGGCCCTGCAGGAACTGGAGGAACTGGAGGAGCGCCTGCAGGGCCTGGCGGATCGCCTGGAGGTGCTGGGCCATGAACGGGAGGAACTGATGCTGCGCATCGAGACCGTGGCCACCCTCCGTCAGGAGGCCTTCATGGAGGCCTTCCAGGCGGTGGATGGCCATTTCCGGGAGATCTTCGCCGCGCTATCCGACGGCGATGGCCATCTGCAGCTCGACACCCCGGAAGATCCGCTGGCGGGGGGTCTGACCCTGGTGGCCCATCCCCGGGGCAAGAGCGTGCGGCGGCTGGCCTCCATGTCGGGGGGGGAGAAGTCCCTCACCGCCCTCAGCTTCCTGTTCGCCCTGCAGCGCTTCCGGCCCTCACCCTTCTATGCCCTCGATGAGGTGGACTCCTTTCTCGATGGCGTGAACGTGGAGCGTCTGGCGGGCCTGATCCAGCGCCAGGCCTGCGAGGCGCAGTTCCTGGTGGTGAGCCACAGGCGTCCCATGATCGGGGCCGCGGAGCGCACCATCGGTGTGACCCAGGCCCGTGGCGCCCACACCCAGGTGGTGGGGCTGCCGGCGGCGGCGTGA
- a CDS encoding phage holin family protein — MARKAMGRVAALMGSVMDLHVRLALQEVDREKRRLISGALLLATGGTLMLLALVAAELALLLWMRQSWGWSWLQASLALAVGDLVLAGLMLRVGGAYLSGPYLPETTAGLARTSKVLLGRD; from the coding sequence ATGGCGCGCAAGGCGATGGGCCGGGTGGCCGCCCTGATGGGCTCGGTGATGGACCTGCATGTGCGTCTGGCGCTGCAGGAGGTGGACCGGGAAAAACGCCGCCTGATCAGCGGCGCCCTGCTGCTGGCCACCGGTGGCACGCTGATGCTTCTGGCACTGGTGGCCGCCGAGCTGGCGCTGCTGCTCTGGATGCGTCAGAGCTGGGGCTGGAGCTGGCTGCAGGCGTCGCTGGCCCTGGCGGTCGGAGACCTTGTCCTGGCGGGGCTGATGCTTCGGGTGGGTGGGGCCTACCTCAGCGGTCCCTACCTGCCCGAAACCACAGCCGGGCTGGCCCGCACCTCCAAGGTTCTGCTGGGCCGCGACTGA
- a CDS encoding class I SAM-dependent RNA methyltransferase has protein sequence MINAVAVVPPGLEPVAAEELEELGGSAIRVRPQALAFQTDLAGLYRLHLRARLPFRILRELARFPCAGRADLREGIQRSVDWGRWLPPELSLRVDVSGQAPGLNHSHVTALQVKNAVVEEQMRLRGRRSNVDLSQPDCGLHLHLSHGTAVLSLDGSCGSLHRRGWRQAVGKAPLKENLAAGLIDLTGWDGSCPLVDPLCGSGTLLLEAACRHWGRAAGLLRQSGLQHWADFDAALWQRERQEAEAMARAIEPGRPPLIGLDRDPDVLAQAEANAQRAGVAEAISWRAADLEQFVPPRESGVLVCNPPWGARLGADDGEALEKLYDRLGRVVRERCGGWQLWLLSGNAGLTRALRLKATRRIPVSAGGIDCRWLHYAIR, from the coding sequence ATGATCAACGCCGTTGCTGTGGTGCCTCCCGGCCTGGAGCCGGTGGCCGCTGAGGAACTGGAGGAGCTGGGCGGCAGCGCCATCCGGGTGCGACCGCAGGCGCTGGCCTTTCAGACTGATCTGGCCGGGCTCTACCGGCTGCATCTGAGGGCACGGCTGCCCTTCCGCATCCTGCGGGAACTGGCCCGCTTTCCCTGCGCTGGCCGGGCCGATCTGCGAGAGGGAATTCAGCGTTCGGTGGACTGGGGCCGCTGGCTGCCGCCGGAACTGAGTCTGCGTGTGGATGTGAGCGGCCAGGCCCCGGGCCTCAACCACAGCCACGTCACCGCGCTCCAGGTGAAGAACGCCGTGGTGGAGGAGCAGATGCGGCTCCGGGGCCGGCGCTCCAACGTGGATCTGAGCCAACCCGACTGCGGCCTGCACCTGCACCTGAGCCACGGCACGGCGGTGCTCAGCCTCGATGGCTCCTGCGGCAGCCTGCATCGCCGCGGCTGGCGCCAGGCCGTGGGCAAGGCGCCCCTGAAGGAGAACCTGGCGGCCGGCCTGATCGACCTGACCGGCTGGGACGGGTCCTGTCCCCTGGTGGATCCGCTCTGCGGTTCGGGCACGCTGCTGCTCGAGGCCGCCTGCCGCCACTGGGGACGCGCCGCCGGACTGCTGCGGCAGAGCGGGCTGCAGCACTGGGCGGATTTCGATGCGGCGCTCTGGCAGCGGGAGCGGCAGGAGGCGGAAGCCATGGCGCGGGCGATCGAGCCCGGCCGCCCGCCGCTCATCGGCCTGGACCGCGATCCCGACGTGCTGGCGCAGGCCGAAGCGAATGCGCAGCGGGCCGGCGTGGCGGAGGCCATCTCCTGGCGCGCGGCTGACCTCGAGCAGTTCGTTCCACCCCGGGAGAGCGGTGTGCTGGTCTGCAATCCCCCATGGGGCGCCCGGCTCGGAGCAGACGACGGCGAAGCCCTTGAGAAGCTCTACGACCGTCTGGGCCGGGTGGTGCGCGAGCGCTGCGGTGGCTGGCAGCTCTGGCTGCTGAGCGGCAACGCCGGTCTGACGCGGGCCCTGCGGCTCAAGGCAACCCGACGGATCCCCGTGAGCGCCGGCGGGATCGACTGCCGCTGGCTGCACTACGCGATCCGCTGA
- a CDS encoding FAD/NAD(P)-binding protein: MPTASPASTERPRPPADVVIAGAGPQALTLACLLLQKRPRCRRHLRVFDPSGTWLHGWHRQMERLGIPQLRSPSPHHPHPNPNALRTYAQEHQRSRELEGPYLIPHTALFQAFCRSVVQEFELTDRVQAASLETVELRGEPSDGLNLGLSDGSRLQARRLVIATGSGTPQLPPWVERIGGPYPSHALAHSQTIDLANCRDLADRHVLIVGGGLTSAHLAVGAIRRGARVTLLCRRHLRSKLFDADPGWLGPKYLKAFQSEPCWQRRRHQVLAARDGGSITPQLAMTLQWERQHGTLQIQEQCEVSDAHWCDGHWQVRCRTGSALVADRIWLATGHQLGVSHHPLLRQLRRQTPLELVDDWPVLTSDLRLPGTAVHVMGGLASLRLGPAARNLYGGRAAAREISRALIKG, translated from the coding sequence GTGCCGACCGCCAGCCCTGCCAGCACCGAGAGGCCGCGGCCTCCGGCGGATGTGGTGATCGCCGGGGCCGGCCCTCAGGCCCTCACCCTCGCCTGCCTGCTGCTGCAGAAGCGGCCGCGCTGTCGCCGCCATCTGCGCGTGTTCGATCCCAGCGGCACCTGGCTGCACGGCTGGCATCGCCAGATGGAGCGCCTGGGCATCCCCCAGCTGCGCTCGCCGTCACCGCACCATCCCCACCCCAACCCGAACGCGCTGCGGACCTACGCCCAGGAGCATCAGCGCAGCCGTGAGCTGGAGGGCCCCTACCTGATCCCGCACACCGCTCTGTTCCAGGCCTTCTGCCGGAGCGTGGTGCAGGAGTTTGAGCTCACCGACCGGGTGCAGGCCGCCTCTCTGGAGACGGTTGAGCTGCGGGGGGAGCCATCCGACGGACTGAATCTGGGCCTGAGCGACGGTTCCCGGCTCCAGGCCCGGCGGCTGGTGATCGCCACCGGCAGCGGAACACCCCAGCTGCCGCCGTGGGTGGAACGGATCGGTGGCCCCTATCCCAGCCACGCCCTGGCCCACAGTCAGACCATCGATCTGGCCAACTGCCGGGACCTGGCCGACCGGCACGTGCTGATCGTGGGCGGCGGCCTCACCAGCGCCCATCTGGCCGTCGGCGCCATCCGGCGCGGCGCCAGGGTGACATTGCTCTGCCGGCGCCACCTGCGCAGCAAGCTGTTCGATGCCGATCCGGGCTGGCTGGGGCCGAAATACCTGAAGGCGTTCCAGAGCGAGCCCTGCTGGCAGCGGCGGCGGCACCAGGTGCTGGCAGCGCGCGACGGCGGTTCGATCACCCCTCAGCTGGCCATGACCCTGCAATGGGAGCGTCAGCACGGGACCCTGCAGATCCAGGAGCAGTGCGAGGTGAGCGATGCGCACTGGTGCGATGGCCACTGGCAGGTGCGCTGCCGCACTGGCAGCGCCCTGGTGGCCGATCGCATCTGGCTGGCCACCGGTCATCAGCTCGGTGTGAGCCACCACCCGCTGCTGCGGCAGCTCCGTCGCCAGACCCCACTCGAACTGGTGGACGACTGGCCCGTGCTCACGTCCGACCTGCGCCTGCCGGGAACGGCGGTGCACGTGATGGGTGGACTGGCCTCTCTGCGCCTCGGACCGGCGGCCCGCAACCTCTATGGCGGCCGTGCCGCGGCACGGGAGATCAGCCGGGCCCTGATCAAGGGCTGA
- a CDS encoding GTP-binding protein — protein sequence MVFTSPVPAAERLPVTVLTGFLGAGKTTLLNHILTQDHGLRVAVIVNEFGEIGIDNQLVVETDEEIFQMNNGCICCTVRGDLIRIIGNLMKRRDRFDHLVIETTGVANPSPVVQTFFMDDDLRDELLLDAVVTLVDLRHVEQHWDAVELQQQLAMADVLLLNKADLVDDSERRAIEERVRAINPVATILTSTRAQVPLESVLGLEAFELERALNLHPTFLTKQHQHTHRDPVRALALVEDRPIDLDKIGIWLSDLVAERGPDLFRMKGILNLAGEQSRYVFQSVHMLLDGDFDRPWLEDECPRTEFVIIGRNLDADALQAGFSACVA from the coding sequence ATGGTGTTCACGAGTCCGGTGCCTGCCGCTGAGCGTCTGCCGGTGACCGTGCTGACCGGCTTTCTCGGCGCGGGCAAAACCACGTTGCTCAACCACATCCTCACCCAGGATCACGGCCTGAGGGTGGCGGTGATCGTGAACGAATTCGGCGAGATCGGCATCGACAACCAGCTGGTGGTTGAGACCGATGAAGAGATCTTCCAGATGAACAACGGCTGCATCTGTTGCACTGTTCGTGGTGATCTCATTCGCATCATCGGCAACCTGATGAAGCGGCGCGACCGCTTTGACCATCTGGTGATCGAAACCACCGGCGTGGCCAACCCATCACCCGTCGTTCAGACCTTCTTCATGGACGATGACCTCAGGGATGAGCTCCTTCTCGATGCTGTGGTCACCCTGGTGGACCTGCGCCATGTGGAGCAGCACTGGGACGCCGTGGAGCTGCAGCAGCAGCTGGCCATGGCCGATGTGCTGCTGCTCAACAAGGCCGATCTGGTGGACGACAGCGAACGACGGGCGATTGAGGAGCGTGTGCGCGCCATCAACCCTGTGGCGACCATCCTCACCAGCACGCGGGCACAGGTGCCGCTCGAGTCGGTGCTCGGCCTTGAGGCCTTCGAGCTGGAACGGGCCCTGAACCTGCATCCGACCTTCCTCACCAAGCAGCACCAGCACACCCACAGGGATCCCGTTCGCGCGCTCGCTCTGGTGGAGGATCGTCCGATCGACCTCGACAAGATCGGCATCTGGTTGTCGGATCTGGTGGCCGAACGTGGCCCCGACCTGTTCCGGATGAAGGGAATTCTCAACCTGGCTGGTGAACAGTCGCGTTATGTCTTCCAGTCGGTGCACATGCTGCTCGATGGCGATTTCGATCGTCCCTGGCTGGAGGATGAATGTCCCCGCACGGAATTCGTGATCATCGGCCGCAACCTTGATGCGGACGCCCTGCAGGCCGGCTTCTCCGCCTGCGTCGCCTGA
- a CDS encoding WD40 repeat domain-containing protein yields the protein MEGAEPGSLVREQLCGDLQQAITALAWSADGEFLAMASAGGELLLLDFRAGAQDLLRGDRDSSLDVVGFSNDGQFLMAAGQTGELLLWELGDSGMRPLAMDPVDLGGGWIDAAAWQPGGPFLAVAAGRQLHLWNSASRQWTEAPLEHPGTIQSLAWSADGTRLAAGCHGELAIWEPGLGYPVPLPRRESLLSAGLGLVFSGPGGHLACGLLDRSLLVWPRDCHGPPWQFNGFPAKVRHLAWSDRPGPLAPLLASASAEVVILWTQTNQGSSAWKPEPLLWHEQRVNALAFSPGSTLLASASSDGTVALWDGTGDLLEPLEGQDAAFQALAWRPDGWHLAAGDARGRWWLWPVEVPERERDGSCSGSDSD from the coding sequence ATGGAAGGGGCTGAGCCCGGCTCCCTCGTCCGCGAGCAGCTCTGCGGCGATCTCCAGCAGGCGATCACGGCTCTGGCCTGGTCAGCGGATGGTGAGTTCCTGGCGATGGCCAGTGCCGGAGGTGAACTGCTGCTGCTGGATTTCCGCGCCGGTGCTCAGGACCTGCTGCGCGGTGATCGCGACAGCAGCCTGGATGTGGTGGGTTTCAGCAACGACGGCCAGTTTCTGATGGCCGCTGGTCAGACCGGCGAGCTGCTGCTCTGGGAGCTCGGAGACAGCGGCATGCGGCCGCTGGCCATGGATCCCGTGGATCTCGGTGGTGGCTGGATCGATGCGGCGGCCTGGCAGCCGGGCGGGCCGTTCCTCGCGGTGGCCGCCGGGCGGCAGCTGCACCTCTGGAACAGCGCCAGCCGCCAGTGGACTGAGGCGCCGCTGGAGCATCCCGGCACGATTCAGTCCCTGGCCTGGAGTGCGGATGGCACACGGCTGGCTGCCGGCTGCCACGGCGAGCTGGCCATCTGGGAGCCCGGCCTGGGATATCCGGTACCGCTTCCCCGCAGGGAAAGCCTGCTCTCGGCCGGGCTTGGGCTGGTCTTCTCCGGCCCCGGCGGCCATCTCGCCTGCGGGCTGCTGGATCGCTCCCTGCTGGTCTGGCCCCGCGACTGCCATGGCCCCCCGTGGCAGTTCAACGGATTTCCCGCCAAGGTCCGGCACCTGGCCTGGAGTGATCGGCCGGGGCCGCTGGCGCCGCTGCTGGCCAGCGCCTCCGCCGAGGTGGTGATCCTCTGGACGCAGACCAATCAAGGCTCCAGTGCCTGGAAGCCGGAACCGCTGCTCTGGCACGAGCAGCGGGTCAACGCACTCGCCTTCTCGCCTGGCAGCACCCTGCTGGCCAGTGCCTCCAGCGATGGCACCGTGGCGCTCTGGGACGGGACGGGCGATCTGCTCGAACCCCTTGAGGGGCAGGACGCGGCCTTCCAGGCCCTGGCCTGGCGTCCGGATGGCTGGCACCTGGCGGCTGGCGATGCCCGGGGCCGCTGGTGGCTGTGGCCGGTGGAGGTGCCGGAGCGGGAGCGGGATGGCTCCTGCTCCGGCAGCGACTCAGACTGA
- a CDS encoding formamidase — protein sequence MASTGSVSSWDESLLVAMIQYPVPVINGPADIQTQVDQICKAVATTKAGYPEADLIVMPEYSTQGLNTKIWTYDEMLLRIDSPEIDRFRNACKENDVWGVFSLMEQNDDPSLPPFNSAIVINSDGEIALHYRKLQPWVPIEPWSPGNYGMPVCDGPKGSKLAVCICHDGMFPELAREAAYKGANVYIRISGYSTQVNDQWIWTNRTNAWQNLMYTISVNLAGYDGVFYYFGEGTVCNYDGNVIQQGHRNPWEIVTAELFPRLVDKARENWALENNIFNLGCRAYVGKPGGEKENYLTWVRDLANGEYKLPWDSSIRVRDGWKYYPDGVKLGPMPSNGVTAAAPVTTTV from the coding sequence ATGGCCAGCACAGGCAGCGTCAGCTCGTGGGATGAATCCTTGCTCGTTGCAATGATTCAATACCCCGTTCCGGTCATCAATGGTCCGGCGGACATCCAGACGCAGGTCGACCAGATCTGCAAAGCCGTCGCAACAACAAAAGCCGGTTACCCGGAAGCCGATCTCATCGTGATGCCCGAGTACTCCACTCAAGGGCTGAACACCAAGATCTGGACCTATGACGAGATGCTCCTGCGGATCGACTCACCAGAGATTGATCGCTTCCGCAACGCCTGCAAGGAGAACGACGTCTGGGGCGTTTTCTCTCTGATGGAGCAGAACGATGATCCGAGCCTGCCACCATTCAACTCGGCCATCGTCATCAACTCAGATGGCGAGATCGCGCTTCATTATCGCAAGCTTCAGCCGTGGGTCCCGATCGAGCCCTGGTCTCCGGGGAACTACGGCATGCCGGTCTGCGATGGCCCCAAAGGCTCGAAACTCGCTGTCTGCATCTGTCATGACGGCATGTTCCCGGAGCTGGCACGTGAGGCTGCCTACAAGGGCGCGAACGTCTACATCCGCATCTCGGGTTATTCAACGCAGGTCAACGACCAGTGGATCTGGACCAATCGGACCAACGCCTGGCAGAATCTCATGTATACGATTTCTGTCAACCTGGCCGGCTACGATGGAGTTTTCTACTACTTCGGAGAAGGAACGGTCTGCAACTACGACGGCAACGTCATCCAGCAGGGACACAGGAACCCCTGGGAGATTGTTACGGCTGAACTCTTCCCGCGCCTCGTGGACAAAGCACGCGAGAACTGGGCCCTTGAAAACAACATCTTCAATCTTGGCTGCAGGGCCTATGTCGGCAAGCCTGGTGGGGAAAAGGAGAACTATCTCACCTGGGTCAGGGATCTTGCCAACGGCGAATACAAGCTGCCCTGGGACAGCAGCATTCGTGTGCGTGACGGCTGGAAGTACTACCCCGATGGTGTGAAGCTGGGACCCATGCCATCCAACGGCGTCACCGCAGCGGCGCCAGTGACCACGACCGTGTGA
- a CDS encoding phosphoesterase: MVWALISGLRGDLEAYDAVQKDLRRQRDVDSLFVLGDCIGPERDCNPLLDRLQYPRRGELTADCIYGWWEEQLLAEHGFRGERRADVEAMENGQATVTALMNAVDPIHLSWLATLQFGIIELDCALLHGSSTDVGDHLSADSSPLLLLDRLTRMDVNRLFTARSGEQFCAELCGGGIDSRVRDLEGEQDRRQSVPQRKVIGVGAGVHYTLYDPGTDRTVFCNAGTAHQRAGRGFG, from the coding sequence ATGGTGTGGGCACTGATCAGTGGGCTGCGCGGCGATCTGGAGGCCTACGACGCCGTTCAGAAGGATCTGCGCCGCCAGCGCGATGTGGATTCTCTCTTCGTGCTCGGCGATTGCATCGGCCCGGAGCGTGACTGCAATCCCCTGCTGGACCGGCTGCAGTATCCGCGTCGCGGCGAACTGACGGCGGATTGCATCTATGGCTGGTGGGAGGAGCAGCTCCTCGCCGAGCACGGGTTCCGCGGCGAGCGCCGTGCGGACGTGGAGGCGATGGAGAACGGGCAGGCGACGGTGACGGCACTGATGAACGCCGTGGACCCGATCCATCTGAGCTGGCTGGCCACGCTTCAGTTCGGAATCATCGAGCTCGACTGCGCGCTGCTGCATGGCAGCTCCACCGATGTGGGAGATCATCTCAGCGCCGACAGTTCACCGCTGCTGCTGCTCGATCGCCTCACGCGCATGGACGTCAACCGACTGTTCACGGCCCGCAGCGGCGAGCAGTTCTGCGCCGAACTCTGCGGTGGCGGCATCGACTCCCGCGTGCGCGATCTGGAGGGCGAGCAGGACCGCCGGCAGAGCGTGCCCCAGCGCAAGGTGATCGGGGTGGGCGCCGGCGTGCATTACACCCTCTACGACCCCGGAACCGACAGAACTGTGTTCTGCAACGCCGGGACGGCCCATCAGCGCGCGGGACGAGGGTTCGGCTGA